Proteins encoded together in one Penicillium digitatum chromosome 1, complete sequence window:
- a CDS encoding ras GTPase activating: MVAITEDFSAPRFAILQDLFSDSISAQQAAGYLASISLADDSDREGGISSLWSLLFKCAYNSPEHHDKLVSVLVQLSKLPNAKASNGDSILLYDMQVWKDLPMLGWQFRDEWNATVPAGPPDSRQNAISRIVNRDKFTAHLMATKEPVFAYSWFALITLRGALETPADRSSGGNLEALIPAAAAWITILGADIYRWNKGSDGNLGKGGPLWKGQHGFSQERWQFWKERFGELAKFEEIGDEARIAAREAERMMGEIEK; the protein is encoded by the coding sequence ATGGTCGCCATCACTGAAGATTTTTCTGCCCCTCGATTTGCTATTCTACAAGACCTCTTCAGCGACAGTATATCTGCACAACAAGCCGCTGGATATCTGGCTTCAATCTCATTGGCAGACGATTCAGATCGCGAGGGAGGAATTTCCAGTCTATGGAGCTTATTATTCAAATGTGCATACAATTCCCCCGAGCACCATGATAAACTCGTCAGTGTGCTAGTCCAACTGTCAAAGCTCCCAAACGCAAAAGCATCAAACGGAGACTCCATTTTGCTCTATGATATGCAAGTATGGAAGGACCTACCAATGCTTGGCTGGCAATTCCGCGATGAGTGGAATGCAACCGTGCCAGCTGGACCTCCCGACTCTCGTCAAAACGCAATCTCGCGTATTGTCAACCGGGACAAATTCACCGCACATTTGATGGCGACGAAAGAACCTGTCTTTGCATACTCGTGGTTTGCCCTGATTACTCTGCGAGGCGCACTGGAAACGCCAGCAGACCGATCCTCCGGTGGGAATCTAGAAGCATTGATTCCTGCAGCTGCTGCGTGGATCACAATTCTCGGGGCAGACATCTATCGGTGGAATAAAGGGTCTGATGGCAACCTAGGGAAAGGAGGTCCGCTCTGGAAAGGTCAACATGGGTTTTCTCAGGAGAGGTGGCAGTTTTGGAAAGAGAGGTTTGGGGAGTTGGCTAAATTTGAAGAGATTGGAGACGAAGCAAGAATTGCAGCAAGGGAAGCAGAGCGGATGATGGGAGAGATTGAAAAGTGA
- a CDS encoding Proline racemase, whose amino-acid sequence MLEPRGHYDMYGAILRPDTELVNSGKAHMGVLFMHNELFSLMCGHATIALGRFLVDVDEEVFPRRKELRSDPESRTTTLSLHVQVPVPEKYRWAELRGKTSVTADFAYGGAYYCMVSAEELGFPSGLGEVKLPNMDNATKLLKEALVTNPDLRYLTRDIRTAEEGALYGIMITDTRLGHVSAPEGTAAARAQLDASSEET is encoded by the coding sequence ATGCTTGAACCGCGCGGGCACTATGACATGTATGGCGCAATTTTACGCCCGGATACCGAGCTCGTCAACTCCGGGAAAGCCCATATGGGCGTTCTGTTTATGCACAACGAATTGTTCTCGCTTATGTGTGGACATGCGACGATCGCGCTGGGCCGGTTCCTTGTCGATGTTGACGAGGAGGTATTTCCTCGTCGGAAGGAATTGAGATCTGATCCCGAGTCCCGCACAACGACTCTTAGTCTGCATGTACAGGTTCCTGTCCCAGAGAAGTATCGCTGGGCCGAGCTTCGTGGAAAGACTTCGGTTACAGCAGACTTTGCTTATGGCGGTGCGTATTATTGTATGGTTAGTGCTGAGGAGTTGGGCTTCCCTAGTGGTCTGGGCGAAGTCAAGTTACCGAATATGGATAATGCGACGAAGTTGCTCAAGGAGGCGTTGGTTACCAATCCGGATTTGCGATATCTTACTCGGGATATTCGAACTGCCGAGGAAGGAGCTCTGTACGGGATTATGATCACAGATACACGGCTGGGACATGTTAGTGCCCCGGAGGGAACGGCGGCTGCTCGTGCGCAGCTGGATGCTAGTAGCGAGGAGACATAG
- a CDS encoding Homoserine acetyltransferase — translation MSKEQYETFKLGDWGLQSGEKIEDAHIAYKTFGDPKTPAIIYPTWFSGALSDNFWLIGDDKLLNPNNFFIVVPALFGNGQSSSPSNQLSPEPFPKVSFYDNVRAQHELVTKHMGITHLRAVIGWSMGGAQAFQWATQYPDFMDIVVPFCSAAKTSLHNQVFLEGVKSSLIAVKKSRSAGSGEGVLNRRTAEAYAWTAEEKDVGLKALGRVYAGWGFSQAFYRHRLYETVLGFKGLEDFMVNFWETWACSKEPENLLVLLQTWQIGDVSQQDPYNGDFEMAMAAIKAKVLVLPSKTDLYFPPEDSEYEVACMKPGIGTLDVFPSIWGHWAGGPGDSAEDVKWLDNKITQFFADNDGDGANSRAEKLQSTLS, via the exons ATGTCAAAGGAGCAATACGAAACTTTCAAGCTTGGGGACTGGGGGCTCCAGAGCGGAGAGAAAATCGAGGATGCTCATATCGCATACAAGACATTTGGCGATCCCAAGACTCCAGCAATCATCTATCCAACTTGGTTTTCAGGAG CTCTCTCTGACAACTTCTGGTTAATCGGAGACGACAAGCTCCTGAACCCGAACAATTTCTTCATAGTAGTTCCAGCTCTGTTCGGAAATGGCCAGTCCTCCTCTCCGTCCAACCAGCTGAGCCCCGAACCATTCCCAAAAGTGTCATTTTACGACAATGTGCGGGCGCAGCATGAGCTCGTTACCAAACACATGGGCATCACGCATCTGCGTGCCGTTATCGGTTGGTCTATGGGAGGAGCCCAGGCTTTTCAGTGGGCAACACAGTATCCTGACTTCATGGATATTGTGGTCCCCTTTTGTTCGGCTGCAAAAACTTCGCTGCACAACCAGGTCTTCCTTGAGGGCGTCAAAAGCTCCTTGATTGCGGTGAAGAAAAGCCGTTCTGCGGGATCGGGAGAGGGAGTACTCAATAGAAGGACGGCTGAGGCGTATGCTTGGACGGCCGAAGAGAAGGATGTTGGCCTAAAGGCACTGGGCCGTGTGTATGCTGGATG GGGCTTCAGTCAGGCCTTTTATCGACACAGATTGTATGAAACTGTGCTGGGTTTCAAGGGACTTGAAGATTTCATGGTCAACTTCTGGGAGACCTGGGCTTGTTCGAAAG AACCCGAAAATCTGCTAGTCTTGCTACAGACTTGGCAAATTGGTGATGTCTCGCAGCAAGATCCATACAACGGGGACTTTGAGATGGCAATGGCAGCCATCAAAGCAAAAGTGCTGGTTTTGCCGTCAAAAACCGATCTTTATTTCCC GCCTGAAGATTCGGAGTACGAGGTTGCTTGCATGAAGCCAGGCATTGGAACACTAGATGTATTCCCTTCTATCTGGGGTC ATTGGGCAGGAGGTCCAGGTGATAGTGCGGAGGATGTTAAATGGCTTGACAACAAGATCACTCAATTTTTTGCAGACAACGATGGTGATGGTGCCAATTCTCGGGCCGAGAAGCTCCAAAGCACGCTCAGTTGA
- a CDS encoding Poly(A) polymerase Pap has protein sequence MATPSVRQWGVTPPISTVLPTKDELSANDDLIAELKAQNNFELPTETERRKQVLQLLQRVTVEFVQVVSRKKGLSPAAVEASGGKIFTYGSYRLGVYGPGSDIDTLVVGPKHVLIDDFFAEFPPILQRMASEGAIEKMTPVPDAFVPIIKLELCGISIDLIFARLVIPAIPMNLDLKNNDYLRGLDEREVRSLNGTRVTDEILELVPQQKTFRLALRAIKLWAQRRAIYSNIVGFPGGVAWAMLVARVCQLYPQATGSVIVGKFFRIMNKWNWPQPVLLKQIEDGPLQIKVWNPKIYHGDRFHLMPIITPAYPSMCATHNISMSTKAVILRELQRGGDIVDKIFMKQLSWQDLFARHTFFTHDYKYYLSITASSKTKEAESVWSGLVESKLRHLVGALDRKPIVAVAHPFPKGFERIHIIKNEQEMEAVKNGSTQHQAKGTKTAMTDETKDHAHQAAIQNTLENAEVPAPAEGKVEGTVDNDGQTVYTTTYYIGLELKPLEPGQSRSLDISTDSQIFKSTCTSWPGYQEEVMELAVTHVRSFDLPDDVFQPGETRASRPKKKVTKRSEAAGQKRSIGELDGSTEGAAKRQVTSATPA, from the exons ATGGCTACGCCATCTGTCCGACAATGGGGTGTCACACCCCCAATATCGACCGTCCTGCCGACCAAGGATGAGCTTTCGGCGAACGACGATCTCATTGCTGAGCTCAAGGCCCAGAACAACTTCGAGCTACCGACTGAAACGGAACGGAG AAAACAAGTACTCCAGTTACTTCAGCGCGTCACAGTAGAATTTGTTCAAGTTGTCAGTCGCAAGAAGGGTCTTTCTCCTGCTGCTGTTGAGGCTTCCGGTGGTAAAATTTTCACATATGGAAGTTATAGACTGGGTGTATACGGACCAG GCTCCGATATTGATACCCTAGTCGTTGGACCTAAGCATGTCCTGATCGATGACTTTTTTGCTGAATTCCCCCCTATCCTTCAAAGAATGGCCTCCGAAGGGGCCATTGAAAAGATGACACCCGTGCCCGATGCGTTCGTCCCTATTATCAAGCTCGAGCTATGTGGAATCAGTATCGATCTGATTTTTGCCCGCCTCGTCATTCCGGCTATCCCGATGAACCTGGATTTAAAGAATAATGATTATCTTAGAGGACTGGATGAACGAGAGGTGCGATCGCTAAATGGGACTCGTGTCACAGATGAAATACTGGAGCTCGTCCCCCAACAAAAGACATTTCGCCTTGCATTGCGTGCGATAAAACTCTGGGCCCAGC GAAGAGCGATTTACTCGAACATTGTCGGATTCCCTGGTGGTGTTGCATGGGCGATGCTAGTGGCTCGGGTTTGCCAACTATACCCGCAAGCAACTGGCTCTGTTATTGTGGGGAAGTTTTTTAGAATCATGAACAAGTGGAACTGGCCTCAGCCTGTCTTATTGAAACAGATCGAGGATGGACCCCTTCAGATCAAAGTCTGGAACCCAAAG ATTTACCATGGTGATCGATTCCACCTTATGCCCATCATCACTCCCGCATATCCATCCATGTGCGCAACCCACAACATCAGTATGTCCACCAAGGCCGTAATTCTCAGGGAGCTGCAGCGAGGTGGCGACATAGTAGACAAGATCTTTATGAAACAGCTCTCGTGGCAGGATCTATTTGCGCGCCACACATTCTTCACTCACGATTACAAGTACTATCTCAGCATCACCGCCTCTAGCAAGACCAAGGAGGCCGAGTCCGTGTGGTCAGGTCTCGTGGAGTCCAAGCTGCGTCACCTCGTTGGCGCTTTAGATCGAAAGCCAATTGTTGCAGTGGCCCACCCATTCCCCAAAGGGTTTGAAAGAATCCATATCATCAAGAACGAGCAAGAAATGGAAGCAGTCAAGAATGGGTCTACACAACATCAGGCTAAAGGCACAAAGACCGCGATGACCGATGAGACTAAAGATCATGCTCACCAGGCCGCAATCCAGAACACATTGGAAAATGCAGAAGTCCCAGCGCCAGCCGAGGGCAAGGTCGAGGGCACGGTCGATAACGATGGCCAGACTGTCTACACGACGACTTATTACATCGGCCTGGAGCTGAAACCTTTGGAGCCAG GCCAATCGAGATCTCTGGATATCTCTACAGACTCACAGATCTTCAAGTCAACTTGCACCTCATGGCCAGGATATCAGGAAGAAGTCATGGAGCTGGCCGTCACCCATGTTCGCAG TTTTGATTTGCCCGACGATGTCTTCCAACCCGGTGAGACCCGGGCCTCTCGACCAAAGAAAAAAGTTACCAAACGGTCAGAGGCAGCCGGTCAGAAACGCAGCATTGGCGAGTTGGAC GGTTCAACCGAAGGAGCCGCGAAACGCCAAGTTACCTCCGCAACTCCCGCCTGA
- a CDS encoding Transposable element tc3 transposase, putative has protein sequence MPVRSELTPALRERICELHSAVHWGYKRIHNRYPWISLSTIRYTIKKEHERRAGVTKPRSGRPKKLDATDK, from the exons ATGCCTGTTCGATCTGAGCTTACCCCGGCTCTTAGAGAGAGGATATGTGAGCTTCACTCGGCTGTTCACTGGGGTTATAAGCGCATTCACAACCGGTACCCAtggatttctctctctaCAATCCGGTATACAATTAAAAAAGAGCACGAACGGCGTGCTGGTGTTACGAAACCTCGCTCTGGTCGACCAAAGAAGCTTGATGCCACCGACAAA TGA
- a CDS encoding Mitochondrial phosphate carrier protein (Mir1), putative: MAAPTAPKEEMSALNLYSRFAFAGAMCCAITHGAATPLDVVKTRIQLDPVTYNRGMLGGFRQVIQNEGAGALLTGFGPTAAGYFLQGAFKFGGYEFFKQQSINALGYETAKNNRTAVYLASAGAAEFIADIALCPLEATRIRLVSQPTFASGLLPAMTRILKEEGIGAFYSGFGPILFKQVPYTMAKFVVFEKVSEAILSNVNKETLSDGGKTGINLGSGLIAGLAAAIISQPADTMLSKINKTPGAPGEGTITRLVKISKELGIRGSFGGVGARLFMVGSITAGQFAIYGDIKRMLGATGGVEIGK; encoded by the exons ATGGCCGCCCCTACCGCCCCCAAGGAGGAGATGAGCGCTCTCAACCTC TACTCTCGTTTCGCTTTCGCCGGTGCCATGTGCTGCGCCATCACCCACGGTGCTGCCACTCCTCTCGATGT CGTCAAGACCCGTATCCAGCTTGACCCCGTCACCTACAACCGCGGAATGCTCGGTGGTTTCCGCCAGGTCATCCAGAACGAGGGTGCTGGCGCTCTTCTGACCGGTTTCGGTCCTACCGCCGCCGGTTACTTCCTCCAGGGTGCCTTCAAGTTTGGTGGATACGAGTTCTTCAAGCAGCAGTCCATCAACGCCCTTGGCTACGAGACTGCCAAGAACAACCGCACCGCCGTCTACCTCGCCTCCGCCGGTGCCGCTGAATTCATTGCTGATATCGCCCTGTGCCCCCTCGAGGCCACCCGTATTCGTCTTGTCTCCCAGCCCACCTTCGCCAGCGGTCTCCTCCCTGCCATGACCCGCATCCTGAAGGAGGAGGGCATTGGGGCCTTCTACTCTGGATTCGGACCTATCCTGTTCAAGCA GGTCCCCTACACCATGGCCAAGTTCGTCGTCTTCGAGAAGGTCTCCGAGGCCATCCTCTCCAACGTCAACAAGGAGACTCTCTCCGACGGTGGCAAGACCGGTATCAACCTCGGCTCCGGTCTCATCGCCGGTCTCGCCGCCGCCATCATCTCTCAGCCCGCTGACACCATGCTCTCCAAGATCAACAAGACCCCCGGTGCCCCTGGTGAGGGTACCATCACCCGTCTGGTCAAGATCTCCAAGGAGCTCGGTATCCGTGGCTCTTTCGGCGGTGTCGGTGCCCGTCTCTTCATGGTCGGCTCCATCACTGCCGGTCAGTTCGCCATCTACGGTGACATCAAGCGCATGCTCGGTGCCACTGGCGGTGTTGAGATCGGTAAATAG